The Mugil cephalus isolate CIBA_MC_2020 chromosome 11, CIBA_Mcephalus_1.1, whole genome shotgun sequence genome includes a window with the following:
- the rpp25l gene encoding ribonuclease P protein subunit p25-like protein, with protein MENYSKARTVEQPSVCPFSGLPADTPEIRVKDGSKIRNLLRYALSRMEAKPRAAEEAAEEAAEEAAKDEEGRQEAPGRTLCKQLVFTASGKGVSKAVTCAEIVKRRLKGLHQVTRLVFSSVVEVWEPLEPGAGLDSLTVNRKLPAVWILLSKEPLDRSQPGYQAPGRYDALWAQGSSREEGGGFTGQRAAHRRRRGGGGGGGGGGSRGKGPGRPTGRSRESTKGQS; from the coding sequence ATGGAGAACTACAGCAAAGCTCGGACGGTGGAGCAGCCGTCCGTCTGTCCGTTCTCCGGCCTCCCCGCCGACACGCCGGAGATCCGGGTCAAAGACGGCAGCAAGATCCGCAACCTGCTGCGCTACGCTCTGAGCCGCATGGAGGCCAAGCCCCgggcggcggaggaggcggcggaggaggcggcggaggaggcggcGAAGGACGAGGAGGGGCGGCAGGAAGCGCCCGGCCGGACGCTCTGCAAACAGCTCGTCTTCACGGCGAGCGGCAAGGGCGTCTCCAAGGCCGTCACCTGCGCTGAGATCGTGAAGCGGCGCCTGAAGGGCCTCCACCAGGTCACCAGGCTGGTCTTCAGCTCcgtggtggaggtgtgggagCCCCTGGAGCCCGGCGCCGGCCTCGACAGCCTCACCGTCAACAGGAAGCTCCCCGCCGTCTGGATCCTCCTCTCCAAGGAGCCGCTGGACCGCAGCCAGCCGGGGTACCAGGCCCCCGGGCGCTACGACGCCCTGTGGGCTCAGGGCTCCTCccgggaggagggaggaggcttCACCGGGCAGAGAGCAgcacacaggaggaggagaggaggaggaggaggaggaggaggaggaggaagcagagggaaaGGACCCGGGCGTCCGACTGGACGATCCAGAGAGTCGACAAAAGGACAGagttga